A genome region from Chryseobacterium sp. G0186 includes the following:
- a CDS encoding patatin-like phospholipase family protein: MKKTTILSLDGGGIRGIITCIILRYIEEQLQYYDKPSAKLGDYFDLVAGSSTGGLIASIILCPDEARKAKYSIQKGLELYAEKGGDIFQVSFWEKLVNPFGLLNERISQEALQKNLNDFFGNLELKELIKPCLITSYDIENRRAKLFNSWEAHLSTDNFYVKDVCRATSAAPTYFSPVQIKSMYGQIFSLIDGGMFANNPALCAYAEARKIPFAEVLKNHQKANHPGVNDMIIISIGTGIEARPYSFKRLEKAGKIGWVNPIIDILMSANAETVDYQLCQMFQTLGLRNQKNYYRLNPSLKNASPAMDNVRGSNIENLIQAGLSYIDDNRETLNQIVQKLIKNKI; this comes from the coding sequence ATGAAAAAGACAACCATTCTTTCTTTGGACGGAGGCGGAATAAGAGGAATTATTACCTGTATTATTCTACGCTACATAGAAGAACAGCTCCAGTATTATGATAAACCGAGTGCCAAGCTTGGGGATTACTTTGATTTGGTAGCAGGGAGCAGCACAGGAGGTCTGATTGCATCAATTATTCTGTGCCCTGATGAAGCTCGAAAGGCAAAATATTCCATTCAGAAAGGATTGGAATTATATGCTGAAAAAGGCGGTGATATCTTCCAGGTTTCCTTTTGGGAAAAGCTGGTGAATCCTTTTGGATTATTGAATGAAAGAATTTCTCAGGAAGCGCTTCAAAAAAACCTGAATGACTTTTTTGGGAATCTGGAATTAAAGGAATTAATAAAACCATGTTTAATAACAAGTTATGATATAGAAAACAGAAGAGCCAAGCTTTTCAATTCTTGGGAAGCTCATCTCAGCACAGATAATTTTTATGTAAAGGATGTTTGTAGAGCCACTTCAGCAGCGCCTACTTATTTTAGTCCTGTACAAATTAAATCGATGTATGGACAGATCTTCAGTCTGATTGATGGAGGCATGTTTGCGAATAATCCTGCTCTTTGTGCTTATGCAGAAGCGAGAAAAATTCCTTTTGCAGAGGTTTTAAAAAATCATCAGAAAGCCAATCATCCTGGCGTAAACGATATGATTATCATCTCCATTGGAACCGGAATTGAAGCAAGACCTTATTCTTTCAAAAGACTTGAAAAAGCAGGCAAAATAGGCTGGGTAAATCCAATTATTGATATTCTGATGTCTGCCAATGCGGAAACAGTGGATTATCAGCTTTGTCAGATGTTTCAGACTTTGGGACTGAGAAATCAGAAAAATTATTATCGTCTGAATCCATCCCTGAAAAATGCATCTCCGGCAATGGATAATGTAAGAGGATCCAATATTGAAAACCTGATCCAGGCCGGATTGAGCTATATTGATGACAACAGGGAAACATTGAATCAAATTGTTCAGAAACTCATCAAAAACAAAATATAA
- a CDS encoding serine hydrolase domain-containing protein, protein MRILKYMIGGAVAGAAAAYFFGYDYLFSGISKTYLKGKTSAYIDDGNLFPSNPIATTSPILWEEDPEYNTHQLPEHLVEDLKHSKAAAFVVIRNGKILHEQYWEGYNQLSQTNSFSMAKAVTVMLLGKALEDRLIDTIDERFSDFYPEFKEKTYGNTVTLKNLAQMEAGLDWDENYNSPFLPNAKAYYGKSLIKAVFSRRFKEEPGTRFEYQSGSTQLLGFALKKALQQPLSNYLSEKFWIPLGMEQNAKWSTDNHGMEKTYCCIHSNARDFAKLGQFFLNDGKVDDQQILSSDFIEQMRTPTEKSENIYGMGLWINHDNPIKHYYFLGLQGQYIIMVPEHNMVIVKTGSYSNNPKNDRGRPDQVKFLVNETVQLFQ, encoded by the coding sequence ATGAGAATACTAAAATACATGATAGGCGGAGCAGTAGCCGGAGCGGCAGCTGCTTATTTTTTTGGATATGATTATTTATTCAGTGGGATTTCCAAAACCTACCTTAAGGGAAAAACAAGTGCCTATATTGATGATGGAAATCTGTTCCCCAGTAATCCGATCGCCACCACATCTCCCATACTTTGGGAAGAAGACCCTGAATACAACACCCATCAGCTACCTGAACATTTAGTTGAAGATTTAAAACATTCTAAAGCGGCAGCTTTTGTAGTAATAAGGAATGGTAAAATTCTTCACGAACAGTATTGGGAGGGCTATAATCAGCTTTCACAGACGAACTCCTTTTCTATGGCAAAGGCTGTAACTGTCATGCTTTTGGGAAAGGCTCTGGAAGATAGGTTGATTGATACGATTGATGAAAGATTTTCTGACTTTTATCCTGAATTTAAGGAAAAAACATATGGAAATACCGTAACTCTTAAAAACCTGGCTCAGATGGAAGCCGGTCTTGACTGGGATGAAAATTACAACAGTCCATTTCTTCCCAATGCCAAGGCTTATTATGGAAAAAGTCTCATCAAAGCGGTATTTTCAAGAAGATTCAAGGAAGAACCGGGAACAAGATTTGAATATCAAAGCGGATCAACACAACTTCTTGGCTTTGCCTTAAAAAAAGCACTGCAACAACCATTGTCAAACTATTTATCTGAAAAATTCTGGATACCCCTAGGAATGGAACAAAATGCTAAATGGAGTACAGACAATCACGGAATGGAAAAAACATATTGCTGTATTCATTCCAATGCAAGGGATTTTGCGAAATTGGGCCAGTTTTTCCTTAATGACGGAAAAGTTGATGATCAGCAAATCCTCAGCTCAGATTTTATTGAACAGATGAGAACTCCGACAGAAAAATCTGAAAACATCTATGGAATGGGGCTTTGGATTAATCATGACAATCCTATTAAGCATTATTATTTTCTGGGGCTGCAGGGACAATATATTATTATGGTTCCTGAGCACAATATGGTGATTGTAAAGACCGGAAGCTATTCTAATAACCCTAAAAACGACAGAGGAAGACCTGATCAGGTGAAATTCCTTGTTAATGAAACCGTACAGCTATTTCAATAA
- a CDS encoding Y-family DNA polymerase: protein MYALVDCNNFFVSCERTLDPALEGKPVVVLSNNDGCVVSRSKEAKDLGIPMAAPAFKYRELFKQHDVKSFSAKFELYNYKSQQVINIARSYVLDYEIYSIDELFLDLTGFKYIDISDYCLKIKEEIDEKENIPVSIGIAPSKTLCKVANRIVKDFPEKCNGVYMMDTPEKIEKALKWLNIGDVWGIGRKLAVKMNDNGVYKAWDLLQKPEMWVRKIMGIHGVRMVNELKGIRQLELDEPSPKKSIAVTRSFMEMLTDKEEIRERVETFGMYCSERLRKQNTCCKMITVFVQTNRFRKDLPEYRNAMTQILPNPTNSSILIGRVVNELFELIYKDGFHYKRAGVMVNDFVPEDQRQISLFEEDTQNQHLPVMKAMDAMNRKYGKDKVRLGSMSGENTFGRAQLSPEYEAFLKNNTLPEANFRFH, encoded by the coding sequence ATGTATGCGCTGGTAGATTGTAATAATTTTTTTGTTTCCTGTGAAAGGACTTTGGATCCTGCACTTGAGGGCAAGCCCGTTGTAGTTCTTTCCAACAACGATGGATGTGTGGTGTCCCGAAGTAAGGAAGCAAAAGATCTGGGAATTCCCATGGCAGCACCGGCATTCAAATACAGGGAACTCTTTAAACAGCATGATGTAAAAAGTTTTTCAGCAAAATTTGAACTGTACAACTACAAAAGTCAGCAGGTTATTAATATTGCCCGCTCTTATGTTCTGGACTATGAAATTTATAGCATAGATGAGCTTTTTCTTGATCTGACCGGCTTTAAATACATTGATATTTCTGATTATTGTTTAAAAATCAAGGAAGAAATTGATGAAAAAGAAAATATTCCTGTAAGCATAGGAATTGCGCCTAGTAAGACCTTGTGTAAGGTCGCCAACAGAATTGTGAAAGATTTTCCGGAGAAATGTAACGGAGTTTATATGATGGATACTCCGGAGAAAATTGAAAAGGCATTGAAATGGCTTAATATAGGGGATGTATGGGGAATAGGAAGAAAGCTGGCTGTAAAAATGAATGATAACGGCGTGTATAAGGCCTGGGATCTTCTTCAGAAACCGGAAATGTGGGTACGGAAGATCATGGGAATTCATGGAGTAAGAATGGTTAATGAATTAAAAGGAATCCGCCAGTTGGAATTGGATGAGCCATCGCCCAAAAAATCAATTGCCGTTACCAGAAGTTTTATGGAGATGCTCACTGATAAGGAGGAGATCCGTGAACGGGTGGAAACCTTTGGGATGTATTGCTCAGAAAGATTGAGAAAACAGAATACCTGCTGTAAAATGATTACTGTTTTTGTACAAACCAACCGTTTCAGAAAAGATCTTCCCGAATACAGGAATGCGATGACCCAGATACTGCCCAATCCTACCAACTCATCCATACTAATAGGAAGAGTGGTGAATGAATTGTTTGAATTGATCTACAAGGATGGATTCCATTATAAAAGAGCCGGTGTTATGGTCAATGATTTTGTTCCTGAAGATCAAAGACAGATCAGCCTTTTTGAAGAAGATACCCAGAACCAGCACCTTCCTGTAATGAAGGCAATGGATGCAATGAACAGAAAATACGGAAAAGATAAGGTCCGATTGGGAAGCATGAGTGGTGAGAATACCTTTGGCCGGGCGCAGCTATCTCCGGAATATGAAGCTTTCTTAAAAAATAATACCTTGCCGGAAGCAAACTTTAGATTTCATTAA
- a CDS encoding M15 family metallopeptidase: protein MDKVTSERIQKLHPLIRDEVKQIIKECDEALTGRAKIRITQGLRSFEEQEKLYAIGRITSGKKVTNAKAGQSIHNYGLAVDICLIIDGKTASWDTVKDWDNDKVADWYECVKIFAKHGWDWGGNWKTFKDLPHFEKKSIPSKKGSVKTHWRTLSKLARDHQNYILF from the coding sequence ATGGACAAAGTAACATCAGAACGAATTCAGAAACTTCACCCGCTGATAAGGGATGAAGTAAAGCAAATTATTAAAGAATGTGATGAAGCTCTTACCGGAAGAGCCAAGATAAGAATTACTCAGGGATTAAGATCTTTTGAAGAACAGGAAAAGCTCTATGCCATAGGGAGAATTACTTCCGGAAAGAAGGTCACGAACGCCAAAGCCGGGCAAAGTATTCACAATTATGGACTTGCTGTAGATATTTGCCTGATCATTGATGGAAAAACGGCAAGCTGGGATACTGTAAAAGATTGGGACAATGATAAGGTTGCCGATTGGTATGAATGTGTAAAGATCTTTGCTAAACACGGCTGGGATTGGGGCGGAAACTGGAAAACATTCAAGGATCTCCCCCACTTTGAAAAAAAGAGCATTCCATCGAAAAAAGGGAGTGTAAAAACACATTGGAGAACCCTCTCAAAATTGGCCCGAGACCACCAAAATTATATCCTATTTTAA
- a CDS encoding YdeI/OmpD-associated family protein — MKPYSYFNKDMEKYSSKIDAYIEKSQDFAKPILSYIREIVHEYCPDAEETMKWSFPHFIYNGKNLCAMASFKQHCTFGFWLEKEMKTMQQITQDIEKNSMFSLGKITKIEDLPSKSQLKKAIKEAMELSDMGITLKKAAPSKTEVEIPDYFQAALKANSKASDFFEKASPSFRKEYMMWITEAKTEATRNKRMEQALEWISEGKGRNWKYERK, encoded by the coding sequence ATGAAACCGTACAGCTATTTCAATAAAGATATGGAAAAATACAGTTCAAAAATAGATGCCTATATTGAAAAATCACAGGATTTTGCAAAGCCTATTCTTAGCTATATCCGTGAGATTGTCCACGAATACTGTCCTGATGCGGAGGAAACAATGAAATGGAGCTTCCCCCATTTTATTTACAACGGAAAGAACCTCTGTGCCATGGCCTCTTTCAAGCAACATTGTACCTTTGGATTCTGGCTGGAAAAAGAGATGAAAACCATGCAGCAAATTACTCAGGATATTGAAAAAAATTCCATGTTTAGTCTGGGAAAAATTACAAAAATTGAAGATCTTCCGTCAAAATCTCAACTTAAAAAAGCAATCAAAGAAGCTATGGAGCTTTCAGATATGGGAATTACCCTTAAAAAAGCAGCTCCATCTAAAACAGAAGTAGAAATTCCTGATTATTTTCAAGCTGCTTTAAAAGCCAACTCGAAAGCCTCTGATTTCTTTGAAAAGGCATCACCCTCATTCCGAAAGGAATATATGATGTGGATTACGGAAGCCAAAACTGAAGCTACCAGAAACAAAAGAATGGAACAGGCTTTAGAATGGATTTCTGAGGGAAAGGGAAGAAACTGGAAGTATGAAAGAAAGTAG
- a CDS encoding leucine-rich repeat domain-containing protein: MKTKEELRLYFENGDKPMQEHFWEWQESYWHKEEKIDMTQIEGLENGLPNPNHIYTEINEGGTATLQSYLEKKMFVKPGTVNIPDNFAYGMSISELSIPNTVTDIGTGAFQNNLLRFVIIPNSVTDIKESAFQNNKLRSVNISENMTEIKAATFHANQLTSIDIPDNITSIGAGAFRDNQLTSVNIPEHITVIERETFQNNLLKSIDISKKVTHIEEYAFQNNQLKSLDIPDNVVAIGAFAFQNNQLVSVNIPDSIMTINASVFEGNHLTSVNLSENIVAIKDSSFRNNQITSIKIPGSIIDIERLVFADNHLTSINIPEKVTNIDYAAFQNNRLASVEIPKNVVSIQPYAFQNNKLTSVSIPDSITTIKESVFADNLLISVEIPKSVTTIGDNAFKNNKLTSVTIPEQVYYINQFAFSNNPLSTVTLSENTGYYQSSFDSGVQVVGGYLMG, from the coding sequence ATGAAAACCAAAGAAGAACTAAGACTCTATTTCGAGAATGGAGATAAACCTATGCAGGAACATTTCTGGGAATGGCAGGAATCTTACTGGCACAAAGAAGAGAAAATCGACATGACTCAAATTGAAGGTCTTGAAAATGGATTACCAAATCCCAACCATATTTATACAGAAATAAATGAGGGAGGCACAGCTACCTTACAATCATATTTAGAGAAAAAGATGTTTGTAAAACCAGGCACTGTAAATATTCCGGATAACTTTGCTTATGGAATGTCTATATCAGAATTATCAATTCCCAATACTGTAACAGATATCGGAACAGGAGCTTTTCAAAATAATTTATTAAGGTTTGTCATTATCCCCAATAGTGTTACTGACATTAAAGAAAGTGCTTTTCAAAATAATAAGCTGCGTTCAGTAAATATTTCTGAAAATATGACTGAAATTAAAGCAGCCACTTTTCATGCTAATCAGTTAACATCAATAGATATTCCTGATAATATTACCAGTATTGGAGCAGGAGCTTTTCGGGACAATCAGTTGACATCGGTCAATATTCCTGAGCACATTACTGTGATCGAAAGAGAAACTTTCCAAAATAATCTCCTGAAATCTATAGATATTTCTAAAAAGGTTACCCATATTGAAGAATATGCATTTCAAAACAATCAATTAAAGTCATTAGATATTCCTGACAATGTAGTTGCTATCGGAGCATTTGCATTCCAAAACAATCAGTTGGTATCTGTAAATATTCCAGACAGTATTATGACTATTAATGCATCTGTTTTTGAAGGTAATCATTTGACCTCTGTAAATCTTTCTGAAAATATTGTGGCTATTAAAGATAGTTCATTCCGAAACAATCAGATAACATCAATAAAGATTCCTGGTAGCATTATAGACATTGAGCGTCTCGTTTTCGCAGATAATCATTTGACATCCATAAATATTCCTGAAAAAGTAACCAATATTGACTATGCGGCTTTTCAAAATAACAGGTTAGCATCAGTAGAAATTCCTAAGAATGTTGTTAGCATTCAGCCTTATGCATTTCAGAATAATAAGTTGACATCTGTAAGTATCCCGGACAGTATTACCACTATTAAAGAATCTGTTTTTGCAGACAATCTTCTGATTTCTGTAGAAATCCCTAAAAGCGTAACAACCATTGGAGATAACGCATTCAAAAACAATAAATTAACCTCAGTGACTATTCCTGAGCAAGTTTATTATATTAATCAATTTGCCTTTAGCAATAATCCGCTATCAACTGTTACTTTGAGTGAAAACACAGGATACTACCAATCCTCTTTTGATTCTGGTGTACAAGTAGTTGGAGGATATTTAATGGGCTAA